The Alteromonas mediterranea DE genome contains the following window.
ACCACGGGTGTCACGACCGTACGAACCCGCTTCTGAGCGGAAGCACGGTGTGTGTGCCGTCATTTTCACAGGCAGCGTTTTAGCATCTAAAATTTCATCACGGGCGATGTTTGTTAGCGGTACTTCCGCCGTTGGAATTAGACTTAGCCCCTGCCCCTCTTCCGTTGCTGGCTTAGTGTGGAATAGATCCTCACCAAACTTAGGCAACTGACCTGTACCGTATAGGCTGTCGGCATTGACAAGATAAGGCACGTACATTTCCTGATAGCCATGCTCTTGAGTATGGGTATCTAGCATGAACTGAGCAAGCGCACGGTTTAAACGAGCAATATCGCCACGCATTACCACAAAGCGGCTGCCTGTTAGCTTACTCGCGGTCGCGAAATCTAGGCCGTTGTTTAAGCCTTCAGCTACGTCTACGTGATCTTTTACTTCAAAATCAAACGTACGCGGCTCACCCCAACGGGAAATTTCAACGTTGTCGTCTTCGTCTTTCCCTTCTGGTACCGACTCATGCGGCAAATTAGGAATGCCTTGCGTAAGGGTATTAATTTCTTCTAACAGTTCGCTAAGCTCTGCTTTAGCGGCATCAAGCTCGTCGCCAAGTTTACCCACTTCAGCTAAAAGCGGCGCAATATCTTCACCCTGCGCTTTTGCCTTACCAATGGATTTACTTCGTACATTACGCTCGTTTTGCAGATCCTGTGTTCTGGACTGAAGTGTTTTTCTTTTTTCTTCAAGCGAACTGAAAGCTGCTACGTCGAGGTTAAAACCACGGGCAGCTAATCGCTTAGCTGTTTGTTCTATATCGCTTCGCAAACACTTTGGATCTAACATGTGTTTCTAATTATCCTTTCATTAATTCAATGGCCAGCCACCCAGCTAGCAAGCAGGCGCCAACGTTAAGAAATACATTCGCTGCCGCTTTAAGCCACAGCTCGTTTTCTAATAAAGTTAAGGTTTCAACGGAAAATGTTGAGAATGTGGTAAAGGCCCCTAAAAGCCCAACGCCGATAAGTGCACGGTATGGAGAGTCGCTCAAGTCATAGCGTTCAATAACACCGTAAAGTAACGCAAGTGCAAACGACCCCACCACATTCACCGTTAGTGTACCAAACGGCATGTGTTTTCCAAATAAGGAATCAACACTTGTAGTAACAAAATAACGTAAACATGCGCCGGTCGCCCCGCCAGCGGCAATAAAACAGTACAAAGCTAACCCTTGAGGCACGAATAACTCCCTAGCGCATTTTTTTAAAGTGAGTTGTTTGTTGAAGTGACCCTTTTTGACTAATACACGTTTTAGCGATAAGTCACTGTACAGGTTTGCACTTTACCTTTTATTGTGACTTCTCGCATTAAGTGTGTCGAGAAATTCTCGTTTGGCCTTAAGGGCTTTTTCTAATCCGCGATCATTGGGGTTATAAAGCCGCGTTCCTTCAAGACTTTCCGGAAAGTAAGACTCTCCCGCCGCAAACGCATTGGGTTCATTGTGCGCATAACGATAGCCATCACCGTGGCCTAACTCTTTCATAAGTGACGTGGGCGCATTACGTAAATGCATGGGAACTGGGGCATCGGAGGTTTTGCGCGCTAGTGCTTTGGCTTCATTAAACGCCATATACACTGCATTACTTT
Protein-coding sequences here:
- the serS gene encoding serine--tRNA ligase — protein: MLDPKCLRSDIEQTAKRLAARGFNLDVAAFSSLEEKRKTLQSRTQDLQNERNVRSKSIGKAKAQGEDIAPLLAEVGKLGDELDAAKAELSELLEEINTLTQGIPNLPHESVPEGKDEDDNVEISRWGEPRTFDFEVKDHVDVAEGLNNGLDFATASKLTGSRFVVMRGDIARLNRALAQFMLDTHTQEHGYQEMYVPYLVNADSLYGTGQLPKFGEDLFHTKPATEEGQGLSLIPTAEVPLTNIARDEILDAKTLPVKMTAHTPCFRSEAGSYGRDTRGLIRQHQFDKVELVQLVKPEDSFDALEALTGHAEVILQKLELPYRKVLLCTGDMGFGACKTYDLEVWLPAQNTYREISSCSNMLDFQARRMQARFRNPETNKPELLHTLNGSGLAVGRTLVAILENNQQADGSVTVPKALVPYMAGQEVIKA
- the crcB gene encoding fluoride efflux transporter CrcB, whose protein sequence is MPQGLALYCFIAAGGATGACLRYFVTTSVDSLFGKHMPFGTLTVNVVGSFALALLYGVIERYDLSDSPYRALIGVGLLGAFTTFSTFSVETLTLLENELWLKAAANVFLNVGACLLAGWLAIELMKG